The following are encoded together in the Candidatus Cloacimonadota bacterium genome:
- a CDS encoding HlyD family efflux transporter periplasmic adaptor subunit: protein MDRIIEKKTWTPKKILWISLASIFVLLILYYIIFADKSSKLRVQTERLTIATVEKGYFQDYITIPGTVEPIRTVFIDALEGGQVEEILIEEGSMVKEGDVILRLSNTNLHLNIMNREASLAEQINNLRNTRLLMEQNKLDLKSQLIEINYAIGKAKRDYEINKEIYEMNKNLLSDDEFQTSEDYYYYLVNKKDLLIESQKQDSVFRDVQISQLEESVNRMQQNLDLVQKKLESLEVKAPVNGQLASLNAEIGESKGAGQRLGQINVLDSYKINAQIDEHYISRVQRGLVGEFEYTNKTFMLEVTKIYPEVRNGQFSIDMEFIGDLPENMRIGQTFRIKLELGEPKESLLIPRGGFYQSTGGQWVFVVDEAGNNAYKRDIRLNRYNPKYYEVIDGVQEGEQVIVSSYDTFGDVDVLILKKND, encoded by the coding sequence ATGGACAGAATCATTGAAAAGAAGACATGGACGCCAAAGAAAATCCTTTGGATATCACTCGCCAGTATCTTCGTATTGCTCATTCTGTATTACATAATTTTTGCAGATAAGAGCTCGAAGCTGCGAGTGCAAACCGAAAGGCTGACCATTGCTACTGTCGAGAAAGGATATTTCCAGGATTATATTACTATTCCTGGAACTGTGGAACCGATACGAACAGTCTTTATCGACGCACTTGAAGGTGGTCAGGTCGAAGAGATCTTAATTGAAGAAGGAAGTATGGTAAAAGAAGGAGATGTGATACTTCGTCTCAGCAATACAAATCTTCATCTTAATATTATGAACCGTGAGGCAAGTCTTGCTGAGCAGATCAACAACCTTCGCAATACACGGCTTTTGATGGAACAGAACAAACTCGATCTCAAGAGTCAGCTGATCGAGATTAATTATGCGATCGGTAAGGCAAAACGTGATTATGAGATCAACAAAGAGATCTATGAGATGAATAAAAACTTACTCTCTGATGATGAATTCCAAACATCTGAAGATTATTATTATTATCTGGTAAATAAAAAAGATCTTCTTATTGAATCTCAAAAGCAGGACTCGGTCTTCCGTGATGTTCAGATAAGTCAGCTTGAGGAATCGGTAAACCGCATGCAGCAAAATCTCGATCTCGTTCAAAAGAAGCTGGAAAGTCTTGAAGTGAAAGCACCGGTAAACGGACAGCTTGCATCACTGAATGCTGAGATAGGTGAATCCAAAGGTGCAGGTCAGCGCCTTGGTCAGATCAATGTGCTGGATTCATACAAGATCAATGCTCAGATCGACGAGCATTATATTTCCCGCGTGCAGAGAGGATTGGTCGGAGAGTTTGAGTACACAAACAAAACATTTATGCTTGAAGTCACAAAGATATATCCAGAAGTTCGCAACGGTCAGTTCTCGATAGACATGGAATTCATCGGTGATCTGCCTGAGAATATGCGCATTGGGCAGACCTTCCGCATCAAACTTGAGCTTGGAGAACCAAAGGAATCGCTGCTTATACCCCGTGGTGGATTCTATCAAAGCACCGGTGGACAATGGGTCTTCGTAGTTGACGAAGCCGGCAATAATGCGTATAAGAGAGATATCAGATTAAATAGATACAACCCTAAATATTATGAAGTCATCGATGGTGTACAGGAAGGCGAACAGGTTATCGTCTCAAGCTATGACACCTTTGGTGATGTTGATGTGCTCATATTAAAAAAGAATGATTAG
- a CDS encoding sigma-54-dependent Fis family transcriptional regulator gives MSQKFGKILVVDDKEDILFALKLLLKKHVEKIHTEQDPSNIPELLKNESYDLVLLDMNFTADMSGGQEGYYWMQRIKEIDPAILVIFITAYGDVEKAVKAIKAGATDFVLKPWQNEKLLTTINTALKLRQSQTEATNLRMKQKELSAALDQPFSDFIGVSVEMKKVFATIHKVAATDASVLILGENGTGKELVARALHRNSNRKDEVFISVDLGSINENLFESELFGHVKGAFTDAKSDRTGRFEVASGGTLFLDEIGNLSMPMQAKLLTTLEKMQITRVGSNKIIPINVRMICATNMPIHAMTQENTFRQDLLYRVNTVEIYLPPLRERIEDIPLLAEHFLKIYAKKYNKVIESIGERAIKKLELYPWPGNIRELQHAIERAVILSDSPVLYPEDFLLCVKGDESDQAGFDTYNLEDVEKSVIQKVIRKHHGNISLAAKELGLTRTSLYRRMEKYDL, from the coding sequence ATGAGTCAAAAATTTGGTAAGATACTTGTTGTCGATGATAAGGAAGATATCCTTTTTGCGCTGAAGCTACTTCTTAAAAAACACGTAGAAAAGATCCATACAGAGCAGGATCCGAGTAATATTCCTGAGCTACTGAAGAATGAGTCTTATGATCTGGTCCTTCTGGATATGAATTTCACTGCGGATATGAGTGGAGGGCAGGAAGGCTACTACTGGATGCAGCGCATCAAGGAGATCGATCCCGCGATTCTTGTGATATTCATAACTGCGTATGGAGATGTGGAAAAAGCTGTGAAAGCGATCAAAGCTGGAGCTACAGATTTTGTGCTTAAGCCATGGCAGAACGAGAAGCTTCTCACAACCATAAATACTGCTCTTAAACTCCGACAGTCACAAACAGAAGCAACCAATCTCAGGATGAAACAGAAGGAATTGAGTGCTGCGCTCGATCAGCCGTTCAGTGATTTTATCGGCGTGTCCGTAGAAATGAAGAAAGTTTTCGCAACCATTCACAAGGTTGCAGCAACCGATGCCAGCGTGCTTATTCTTGGTGAGAATGGTACAGGAAAAGAGCTGGTAGCGCGTGCTCTTCATAGGAACTCCAATCGAAAAGATGAGGTTTTCATAAGTGTCGATCTCGGTTCTATTAACGAAAATCTTTTTGAAAGTGAGTTGTTTGGTCATGTGAAAGGGGCTTTTACCGATGCTAAGAGTGACAGAACCGGTCGTTTCGAAGTGGCTTCAGGTGGTACTCTCTTCCTTGATGAGATTGGGAACCTGTCCATGCCGATGCAGGCAAAACTGCTTACAACTCTTGAAAAGATGCAGATTACACGTGTTGGTTCCAATAAGATCATACCCATCAATGTGAGAATGATCTGCGCAACCAATATGCCGATCCATGCCATGACTCAGGAGAATACTTTCCGTCAGGACTTACTCTATAGGGTAAACACTGTTGAAATTTACCTGCCGCCCTTGAGAGAAAGGATTGAAGACATTCCCCTTCTTGCTGAACATTTCCTGAAAATCTATGCGAAAAAGTACAACAAAGTAATTGAATCGATAGGGGAAAGAGCAATTAAAAAACTGGAACTCTATCCGTGGCCCGGGAACATAAGAGAGTTGCAGCATGCTATTGAAAGAGCTGTGATCCTTAGCGATTCTCCTGTTTTATATCCCGAAGATTTTCTCCTTTGCGTGAAGGGTGATGAGTCTGATCAGGCAGGTTTTGATACCTATAACCTTGAAGATGTAGAAAAGTCGGTCATTCAAAAAGTGATACGTAAACATCACGGAAATATATCTCTTGCCGCAAAAGAGCTCGGGCTTACAAGGACTTCATTATACAGAAGAATGGAAAAATATGATCTATAA
- a CDS encoding ABC transporter ATP-binding protein has protein sequence MIKTNDLVKVYRTDEVETTALNKVNLDIKEGEFVAVMGPSGCGKSTLLNILGLLDNPSEGTFEFMGEEVSGYTERRRTNLRKGNIGFIFQSFNLIDELTVYENVELPLLYLKMSSSIRKKKVEEVLDRMKIMHRKNHFPQQLSGGQQQRVAVARAVVTNPRLILADEPTGNLDSANGEEVMDLLTQLNEEGTTIVMVTHSPSDAEYSHRIIQLFDGHIVTENIRKLL, from the coding sequence ATGATTAAAACAAATGATCTCGTTAAAGTCTACAGAACTGACGAAGTCGAAACAACAGCTTTGAACAAGGTAAATCTTGATATTAAAGAAGGGGAGTTCGTAGCTGTCATGGGTCCTTCAGGATGTGGTAAGTCGACATTGCTCAACATACTTGGATTACTTGATAATCCTTCGGAAGGCACCTTTGAATTCATGGGCGAGGAGGTCTCGGGATACACAGAACGTCGCCGAACGAATCTAAGAAAAGGCAACATTGGCTTCATCTTTCAGAGCTTCAATCTGATTGACGAACTCACCGTTTACGAAAACGTAGAACTTCCCCTTCTTTACCTCAAGATGTCATCATCAATTAGAAAGAAAAAGGTGGAAGAAGTACTCGACCGCATGAAGATCATGCATCGAAAGAATCACTTCCCACAGCAACTTTCTGGTGGTCAGCAACAGCGCGTTGCAGTAGCCAGAGCAGTGGTAACAAATCCTCGACTAATCCTTGCTGACGAGCCCACTGGTAATCTTGACTCTGCTAATGGAGAAGAAGTCATGGATCTTCTGACCCAGCTTAATGAAGAAGGAACGACGATCGTAATGGTAACACACTCACCTTCAGATGCAGAATACAG